The Xiphophorus hellerii strain 12219 chromosome 5, Xiphophorus_hellerii-4.1, whole genome shotgun sequence genome window below encodes:
- the LOC116720110 gene encoding serum response factor-like, protein MATRTGAGNGSVAVSSAGPEPTAGQETDGEPFEDLEFSTEVVYSGSDQDSESGDDEDAVGSGGDRRGVKRERSEHGQSGRSSGGPNRAYSGGNSALSGAKPGKKTRGRVKIKMEFIDNKLRRYTTFSKRKTGIMKKAYELSTLTGTQVLLLVASETGHVYTFATRKLQPMITSETGKALIQTCLNSPDSPPRADPSGDQRMSATGFEETDLTYQVAEADAAAEGAKDPVKPAFGPPSSSSSGPLQSGAPSWQPPASSSNGAVLKTPAGVVLPGGLTLMSGAQLPPGTHTIPLSQLQGPAPALQAPPTQPTTLLRLPATVSLTGGGVSQQLQTIQVQPSSQQTSNHSGSDTCSPASSTAGLSVVSSSSSTSSAASHMMYPGGPTVMYATPSPSLADGGLAVLNAFPAGHTPSHDPGAVQQVFLTSLPPVAAQIPVSAVQLHPMVIGAPGGGGGLAELQVVSLDVHQSKED, encoded by the exons ATGGCGACCAGAACCGGGGCAGGTAACGGCAGTGTTGCGGTGAGCTCCGCGGGACCCGAACCGACCGCTGGACAGGAGACGGACGGCGAACCTTTCGAGGACCTGGAGTTCAGCACCGAGGTGGTCTACAGCGGCTCGGATCAGGACTCGGAGTCCGGGGACGACGAGGACGCCGTGGGTTCCGGCGGGGACCGGAGGGGCGTGAAGCGGGAGCGGAGCGAGCACGGTCAATCTGGCCGGTCCTCCGGGGGCCCGAACCGGGCTTACAGCGGCGGAAACTCCGCGCTGTCAGGAGCCAAACCCGGGAAGAAGACCCGAGGGCGGGTCAAGATCAAGATGGAGTTCATCGACAACAAGCTGCGGCGGTACACGACGTTCAGCAAGAGGAAGACCGGCATCATGAAGAAG GCCTACGAACTGTCCACCCTGACTGGGAcccaggttctgctgctggtggCCAGTGAGACGGGTCACGTTTACACCTTCGCCACCAGGAAGCTGCAGCCAATGATCACCTCGGAGACGGGCAAGGCGCTGATCCAGACCTGCCTCAACTCGCCTGACTCGCCGCCGCGCGCCGACCCGTCCGGCGACCAGCGCATGAGCGCCACCGGCTTCGAGGAGACCGACCTGACCTACCAGGTGGCCGAGGCGGACGCCGCCGCCGAGGGCGCCAAG GATCCGGTGAAGCCGGCCTTCGGCCcgccttcctcctcttcctccggcCCCCTGCAGAGCGGCGCCCCCTCCTGGCAGCCTCCGGCCTCCTCCAGCAACGGCGCGGTGCTGAAGACTCCTGCAGGAGTGGTTCTCCCTGGAGGACTCACCTTGATGTCAG GTGCCCAGCTGCCCCCTGGCACCCACACCATCCCCCTCAGCCAGCTGCAGGGCCCCGCCCCCGCGCTCCAGGCTCCGCCCACTCAGCCAACCACGCTGCTCCGCCTCCCCGCTACCGTTTCTCTGACAG GAGGCGGAGTCTCTCAGCAGCTGCAGACCATTCAGGTTCAGCCCAGTAGTCAGCAAACATCCAATCACAGCGGCTCTGACACATGCAGCCCCGCCTCCTCCACAG CTGGTCTCTCTGTggtctcttcttcctcctccacttcctccgcGGCGAGTCACATGATGTATCCTGGTGGTCCCACGGTGATGTACGCCACGCCCAGCCCCTCTCTGGCCGACGGCGGCTTGGCCGTCCTCAACGCCTTCCCCGCCGGCCACACCCCGTCCCATGACCCAG GTGCGGTCCAGCAGGTCTTCCTCACATCTCTTCCTCCGGTTGCTGCTCAGATCCCGGTTTCTGCTGTGCAGCTGCACccg ATGGTGATCGGTGCGCCCGGCGGTGGCGGCGGTCTGGCAGAGCTGCAGGTGGTCAGTCTGGACGTTCATCAGTCCAAGGAGGACTGA
- the opn6a gene encoding opsin 6, group member a isoform X1 — MSLSNTAGPGPGTGPAWKNHSFSTGGGRDPPLSDQGETIIGVYLLLLGWMSWFGNSIVLFVLLRQRASLQPTDYLTFNLAVSDASISVFGYSRGIIEIFNVFQDSSHLVSSVWTCQVDGFFTLVFGLSSIYTLTVISFTRYIKGCHSTRAHRITRSSVFVSLLCIWVTAVFWSAAPLLGWGSYTDRGYGTCEIDWSKASYSAVYRSYIISIFVFCFFVPVLIMLFCYVSIINTVKRGNALSANGDLTDRQRKIERDVTIVSIVICTAFILAWSPYAVVSMWSACGFHVPNLTSIFTRLFAKSASFYNPLIYFGLSSKFRKDVAILLPCTQNAKDAVRLKRFRPKAEGHGRRAAGGARLKGPLNRSEKKYSPMNQSPQAATPGSGKETPPPGTAPADAKEVFFINMAAAHEASSEFECVRL; from the exons ATGTCCCTTAGCAACACCGCCGGACCTGGACCCGGAACCGGACCCGCCTGGAAGAATCACAGCTTTAGCACAGGGGGGGGCAGGGACCCCCCTCTATCTGACCAGGGAGAGACTATCATCGGGGTCTACCTCCTGCTGCTGG GTTGGATGTCCTGGTTTGGGAACAGCATCGTCCTCTTTGTCCTCCTCAGACAGAGAGCGTCTCTGCAGCCCACTGACtacctgacctttaacctcgCCGTCTCCGATGCCAGCATCTCCGTGTTTGGCTACTCCAGAGGCATCATTGAGATCTTCAACGTCTTCCAGGACAGCAGCCACCTTGTCTCCTCCGTCTGGACCTGCCAG gTGGACGGGTTCTTCACGCTGGTGTTTGGTCTCAGCAGCATCTACACCCTGACGGTGATCAGCTTCACCCGTTACATTAAAGGGTGCCACTCCACCAGAG CTCATCGCATCACCAGGAGCTCTGTCTTCgtctctctgctctgcatctGGGTCACGGCTGTGTTCTGGTCTGCAGCGCCGCTCTTAGGCTGGGGCAGCTACACAG ATCGGGGGTACGGTACTTGTGAGATCGACTGGTCCAAAGCCAGCTACTCTGCCGTCTACCGGTCTTACATCATCTCCATCTTCGTCTTCTGCTTCTTCGTGCCGGTCCTCATCATGCTCTTCTGCTACGTGTCCATCATCAACACGGTGAAGAGGGGCAACGCCCTTTCTGCCAACGGAGACCTGACCGACCGGCAGAGGAAGATCGAGAGAGATGTCACCATC GTCTCCATAGTGATCTGCACGGCCTTCATCCTGGCCTGGTCTCCCTATGCAGTGGTCTCCATGTGGTCCGCCTGCGGTTTCCATGTACCCAACCTGACCAGCATCTTCACTCGCCTCTTTGCCAAGTCCGCCAGCTTCTACAACCCCCTGATCTACTTTGGCCTCAGCTCCAAGTTCCGTAAAGACGTGGCCATCTTGCTTCCCTGCACCCAGAACGCCAaagatgccgtcaggctgaagcgCTTCAGACCAAAGGCAGAAGGTCACGGCCGCCGTGCTGCAGGAGGAGCCAGACTCAAAGGTCCCCTGAACCGCTCTGAAAAGAAGTACTCCCCGATGAACCAGAGCCCTCAGGCTGCCACCCCGGGCAGTGGCAAGGAGACGCCACCGCCTGGCACCGCACCAGCTGACGCCAAGGAAGTGTTTTTCATCAACATGGCCGCTGCGCACGAGGCCAGCTCTGAGTTTGAGTGTGTCAGACTCTGA
- the opn6a gene encoding opsin 6, group member a isoform X2 — MSWFGNSIVLFVLLRQRASLQPTDYLTFNLAVSDASISVFGYSRGIIEIFNVFQDSSHLVSSVWTCQVDGFFTLVFGLSSIYTLTVISFTRYIKGCHSTRAHRITRSSVFVSLLCIWVTAVFWSAAPLLGWGSYTDRGYGTCEIDWSKASYSAVYRSYIISIFVFCFFVPVLIMLFCYVSIINTVKRGNALSANGDLTDRQRKIERDVTIVSIVICTAFILAWSPYAVVSMWSACGFHVPNLTSIFTRLFAKSASFYNPLIYFGLSSKFRKDVAILLPCTQNAKDAVRLKRFRPKAEGHGRRAAGGARLKGPLNRSEKKYSPMNQSPQAATPGSGKETPPPGTAPADAKEVFFINMAAAHEASSEFECVRL, encoded by the exons ATGTCCTGGTTTGGGAACAGCATCGTCCTCTTTGTCCTCCTCAGACAGAGAGCGTCTCTGCAGCCCACTGACtacctgacctttaacctcgCCGTCTCCGATGCCAGCATCTCCGTGTTTGGCTACTCCAGAGGCATCATTGAGATCTTCAACGTCTTCCAGGACAGCAGCCACCTTGTCTCCTCCGTCTGGACCTGCCAG gTGGACGGGTTCTTCACGCTGGTGTTTGGTCTCAGCAGCATCTACACCCTGACGGTGATCAGCTTCACCCGTTACATTAAAGGGTGCCACTCCACCAGAG CTCATCGCATCACCAGGAGCTCTGTCTTCgtctctctgctctgcatctGGGTCACGGCTGTGTTCTGGTCTGCAGCGCCGCTCTTAGGCTGGGGCAGCTACACAG ATCGGGGGTACGGTACTTGTGAGATCGACTGGTCCAAAGCCAGCTACTCTGCCGTCTACCGGTCTTACATCATCTCCATCTTCGTCTTCTGCTTCTTCGTGCCGGTCCTCATCATGCTCTTCTGCTACGTGTCCATCATCAACACGGTGAAGAGGGGCAACGCCCTTTCTGCCAACGGAGACCTGACCGACCGGCAGAGGAAGATCGAGAGAGATGTCACCATC GTCTCCATAGTGATCTGCACGGCCTTCATCCTGGCCTGGTCTCCCTATGCAGTGGTCTCCATGTGGTCCGCCTGCGGTTTCCATGTACCCAACCTGACCAGCATCTTCACTCGCCTCTTTGCCAAGTCCGCCAGCTTCTACAACCCCCTGATCTACTTTGGCCTCAGCTCCAAGTTCCGTAAAGACGTGGCCATCTTGCTTCCCTGCACCCAGAACGCCAaagatgccgtcaggctgaagcgCTTCAGACCAAAGGCAGAAGGTCACGGCCGCCGTGCTGCAGGAGGAGCCAGACTCAAAGGTCCCCTGAACCGCTCTGAAAAGAAGTACTCCCCGATGAACCAGAGCCCTCAGGCTGCCACCCCGGGCAGTGGCAAGGAGACGCCACCGCCTGGCACCGCACCAGCTGACGCCAAGGAAGTGTTTTTCATCAACATGGCCGCTGCGCACGAGGCCAGCTCTGAGTTTGAGTGTGTCAGACTCTGA
- the LOC116720133 gene encoding wiskott-Aldrich syndrome protein family member 2-like, whose product MDELSWMSSLHRKRRGSLTSFLPGSWKDQRRRSLPTSWKEPKPRGAERNNLAAIIKQLGGLSRHAEDIFGELFLEASSFYLRMSRLQERVETLGLKVTQLDSTMEEGGKSGERPGTHT is encoded by the exons ATGGATGAGCTCAGCTGGATGAGCTCTCTCCACCGGAAGCGACGCGGAAGTCTGACATCATTTCTCCCGGGAAGCTGGAAAGATCAGAGACGCCGGAGTTTACCGACCAGCTGGAAAGAGCCGAAACCGAGAGGAGCCGAGCGGAACAACCTGGCTGCCATCATCAAGCAGCTGGGAGGACTCA GCCGCCATGCAGAGGACATCTTTGGGGAACTCTTCCTGGAGGCCAGCAGCTTCTACCTGAGGATGAGCAGGCTGCAGGAGAGGGTGGAGACGCTGGGGTTAAAGGTTACGCAGCTGGACTCCACCATGGAGGAAGGTGGGAAGTCCGGGGAACGGCCGGGGACGCACACCTGA